From Suricata suricatta isolate VVHF042 chromosome 1, meerkat_22Aug2017_6uvM2_HiC, whole genome shotgun sequence, a single genomic window includes:
- the CFAP97 gene encoding cilia- and flagella-associated protein 97 isoform X1: MDRFGDISEGEVDHSFFDSDFEEAKKCESNSVFHKQNDDPKERIDKDTENVNLKFGIQRKENETKKKILPGEHPIENDNMQTRNSLSLTTSGSKTLWDGTTGHKMHLPTPSRIPKIVKEGEDDYYTDGEESSDDGKKQHVRSKSVKPPSTLKKNRSKKYSKSNSSSSSSSSSLSPSSSSSDIDCSDTGSDNCVSDSSLSLKKRLSGVTHLSPKQKYKSGVKSTGTRPSSTKLKVSDYTEESEDTVTDVTPLSTPDISPIQSFELGASNDQKVKVKRQENVSPDVHGNVEDLKNNSKCLKSTKKGKEKTGRDLTPKSSVLDSNLDHRYEQKVLHDTMDLNHLLKAFLQLDKKGPQRHHFDQPSVAPRKNYSFTREEVRQIDRENQRLLKELSRQAEKSGSRSAIPRRSIVHPPKLYHSALNRQREQQRIERENLALLKRLESVKPTVGMKRSEQLTDYHRNMGYLSSSPSSRRVRSTLGQYTPLRGASRTSSATSGLSCKSERPVCDTSSGLLLRPKPPNVRTAWL, from the exons ATGGATCGGTTTGGAGATATATCAGAAGGTGAAGTGGACCATTCTTTCTTTGACAGTGACTTTGAAGAAGCGAAGAAATGTGAAAGTAACTCAGTTTTTCACAAGCAAAATGATGACCCTAAAGAGAGAATagataaagatacagaaaatgtaaACTTGAAATTTGGaatacaaagaaaggaaaatgaaacaaaaaagaaaattcttccagGAGAACACCCTATAGAAAATGATAATATGCAAACCAGAAATTCCTTATCATTGACCACTTCAGGATCAAAAACATTGTGGGATGGTACAACAGGGCATAAAATGCACTTGCCCACTCCAAGTAGAATTCCCAAAATTGTAAAAGAAGGTGAAGATGATTATTATACAGATGGAGAGGAAAGTAGCGATGATGGGAAAAAGCAGCATGTCAGGTCCAAGTCGGTTAAACCACCTAGTAcccttaaaaaaaacagaagtaaaaagtaTTCCAAAAGtaattcctcttcctcttcctcctcttcttctttatccCCCTCATCTTCAAGTTCAGATATAGATTGTTCAGATACAGGGTCTGATAACTGTGTTTCTGATTCATCTCTATCATTAAAGAAACGTCTGTCTGGTGTAACCCACTTGTCaccaaaacagaaatataaatcagGAGTAAAGTCAACAGGCACACGACCTTCAAGTACTAAACTAAAAGTCAGTGACTACACTGAGGAATCTGAAGATACTGTGACAGATGTCACTCCTCTCTCAACCCCAGACATCAGCCCTATTCAGTCTTTTGAACTGGGAGCATCAAATGaccaaaaagtaaaagttaaaaggcaagaaaatgtgaGTCCAGACGTACATGGAAAtgttgaggatttaaaaaataattcaaaatgtttgaaatcaaccaaaaaggggaaagaaaaaactgGGCGTGATCTCACTCCAAAATCTTCAGTGTTAGATTCCAATTTAGACCACAGATATGAACAAAAAGTCTTACATGACACAATGGACCTCAATCATCTTTTGAAAg CTTTTCTGCAATTAGATAAAAAAGGACCACAAAGACACCACTTTGATCAGCCTTCAGTAGCACCAAGGAAAAACTACTCTTTCACAAGAGAGGAGGTGAGACAGATTGATAGGGAAAATCAGAGGCTTTTGAAAGAACTCTCAAGACAGGCTGAAAAATCAGGAAGCAGAAGTGCGATTCCCAGAAGATCGATTGTTCATCCCCCTAAGTTATATCACAGTGCCCTcaacaggcagagggaacagcaaaggattgaaagagaaaatttg GCTTTATTGAAAAGGCTTGAATCGGTGAAACCAACAGTTGGTATGAAACGCTCTGAACAGCTGACGGACTATCATCGCAATATGGGTTATCTCAGCTCCTCACCGTCCTCCCGACGAGTGAGATCAACTCTTGGCCAGTATACCCCATTAA GAGGAGCTTCTAGAACATCCAGTGCCACCAGTGGTCTCAGTTGTAAGAGTGAGCGACCAGTTTGTGACACATCCAGTGGCCTGTTGCTAAGACCTAAGCCCCCTAATGTTCGTACAGCTTGgctataa
- the CFAP97 gene encoding cilia- and flagella-associated protein 97 isoform X2, with the protein MVTLASFFRYIFTIMDRFGDISEGEVDHSFFDSDFEEAKKCESNSVFHKQNDDPKERIDKDTENVNLKFGIQRKENETKKKILPGEHPIENDNMQTRNSLSLTTSGSKTLWDGTTGHKMHLPTPSRIPKIVKEGEDDYYTDGEESSDDGKKQHVRSKSVKPPSTLKKNRSKKYSKSNSSSSSSSSSLSPSSSSSDIDCSDTGSDNCVSDSSLSLKKRLSGVTHLSPKQKYKSGVKSTGTRPSSTKLKVSDYTEESEDTVTDVTPLSTPDISPIQSFELGASNDQKVKVKRQENVSPDVHGNVEDLKNNSKCLKSTKKGKEKTGRDLTPKSSVLDSNLDHRYEQKVLHDTMDLNHLLKAFLQLDKKGPQRHHFDQPSVAPRKNYSFTREEVRQIDRENQRLLKELSRQAEKSGSRSAIPRRSIVHPPKLYHSALNRQREQQRIERENLQYLQ; encoded by the exons ATGGTAACATTGGCCTCTTTTTTCAGGTATATCTTTACCATCATGGATCGGTTTGGAGATATATCAGAAGGTGAAGTGGACCATTCTTTCTTTGACAGTGACTTTGAAGAAGCGAAGAAATGTGAAAGTAACTCAGTTTTTCACAAGCAAAATGATGACCCTAAAGAGAGAATagataaagatacagaaaatgtaaACTTGAAATTTGGaatacaaagaaaggaaaatgaaacaaaaaagaaaattcttccagGAGAACACCCTATAGAAAATGATAATATGCAAACCAGAAATTCCTTATCATTGACCACTTCAGGATCAAAAACATTGTGGGATGGTACAACAGGGCATAAAATGCACTTGCCCACTCCAAGTAGAATTCCCAAAATTGTAAAAGAAGGTGAAGATGATTATTATACAGATGGAGAGGAAAGTAGCGATGATGGGAAAAAGCAGCATGTCAGGTCCAAGTCGGTTAAACCACCTAGTAcccttaaaaaaaacagaagtaaaaagtaTTCCAAAAGtaattcctcttcctcttcctcctcttcttctttatccCCCTCATCTTCAAGTTCAGATATAGATTGTTCAGATACAGGGTCTGATAACTGTGTTTCTGATTCATCTCTATCATTAAAGAAACGTCTGTCTGGTGTAACCCACTTGTCaccaaaacagaaatataaatcagGAGTAAAGTCAACAGGCACACGACCTTCAAGTACTAAACTAAAAGTCAGTGACTACACTGAGGAATCTGAAGATACTGTGACAGATGTCACTCCTCTCTCAACCCCAGACATCAGCCCTATTCAGTCTTTTGAACTGGGAGCATCAAATGaccaaaaagtaaaagttaaaaggcaagaaaatgtgaGTCCAGACGTACATGGAAAtgttgaggatttaaaaaataattcaaaatgtttgaaatcaaccaaaaaggggaaagaaaaaactgGGCGTGATCTCACTCCAAAATCTTCAGTGTTAGATTCCAATTTAGACCACAGATATGAACAAAAAGTCTTACATGACACAATGGACCTCAATCATCTTTTGAAAg CTTTTCTGCAATTAGATAAAAAAGGACCACAAAGACACCACTTTGATCAGCCTTCAGTAGCACCAAGGAAAAACTACTCTTTCACAAGAGAGGAGGTGAGACAGATTGATAGGGAAAATCAGAGGCTTTTGAAAGAACTCTCAAGACAGGCTGAAAAATCAGGAAGCAGAAGTGCGATTCCCAGAAGATCGATTGTTCATCCCCCTAAGTTATATCACAGTGCCCTcaacaggcagagggaacagcaaaggattgaaagagaaaatttg cagtatttacaatag